A stretch of Phycisphaerae bacterium DNA encodes these proteins:
- a CDS encoding DUF456 domain-containing protein — MVSPEFARVVKMFWLLVVVLLLLNAAWLILVALGLPGTWLMVITTALVAWWKWPADSTVDPPMIGIGVLAAIMVLAALAEVLELVAGVLGAKATGAGRRGSIGALAGGLIGALVGTFLIPIPLLGSLLGACVGAGLGAWGLELSGGRRQLAALKAGIGAGVGRFVGTVVKLTAGVLIWLVVAIAAFWP, encoded by the coding sequence ATGGTGTCGCCCGAATTCGCCCGGGTGGTGAAGATGTTCTGGTTGCTGGTCGTCGTGCTGTTGTTGCTGAATGCGGCTTGGTTGATCCTGGTGGCGCTGGGATTGCCGGGCACGTGGCTGATGGTGATCACGACCGCGTTGGTTGCGTGGTGGAAGTGGCCGGCCGACTCGACGGTTGACCCGCCGATGATCGGTATCGGGGTGCTGGCCGCGATCATGGTTCTGGCGGCTCTGGCGGAGGTGCTGGAACTGGTTGCTGGGGTGTTGGGGGCCAAAGCCACTGGTGCTGGTCGACGAGGCTCGATCGGGGCACTTGCCGGCGGTTTGATTGGGGCACTGGTCGGGACGTTCCTGATCCCAATTCCGCTATTGGGCTCGCTTCTGGGAGCTTGTGTGGGGGCTGGGCTTGGGGCCTGGGGTCTGGAGTTGTCGGGGGGGCGCCGACAGTTGGCAGCCCTCAAGGCGGGCATTGGTGCAGGTGTCGGTCGTTTTGTCGGCACGGTGGTCAAGCTGACGGCCGGGGTGTTGATCTGGCTGGTTGTGGCCATCGCGGCGTTCTGGCCGTGA